A stretch of the Glutamicibacter sp. JL.03c genome encodes the following:
- a CDS encoding ribose-phosphate pyrophosphokinase-like domain-containing protein encodes MIKPYATVAAGYTVYSDVEFMNFPAGEAHFKIGSAANGQTPSHIIISGTDANDYMRAGLWIDYAHQHGHKVSAVIPYLPAARADRGEPFGAKVYANMINALEADRVICFDPHSPVITTLVENLTIIDPAEPLAKWLQLFGQCYDGIIAPDAGAVDRATKAGKAFGLPVYKAGKKRDFETGKLTGFHCEELPEGGRYLVVDDICDGGGTFRGLAAATGLAKENLDLWVSHGVFSGAAGELNEHYGRIFTTDSHPGHSNPEVNASILPIASILPDYL; translated from the coding sequence ATGATCAAGCCATATGCCACCGTCGCAGCCGGATACACCGTCTATTCCGATGTCGAATTCATGAACTTTCCGGCCGGGGAAGCGCACTTCAAAATCGGATCGGCCGCCAACGGTCAAACCCCGAGCCACATCATCATCAGCGGCACCGACGCCAACGACTACATGCGCGCAGGACTGTGGATCGACTACGCACACCAGCATGGCCACAAGGTCAGCGCAGTGATCCCGTACCTGCCCGCAGCACGTGCCGATCGCGGCGAGCCCTTTGGCGCCAAGGTCTACGCCAACATGATCAACGCTTTGGAAGCCGACCGCGTCATCTGCTTCGACCCGCATTCGCCGGTGATCACCACCCTGGTCGAGAACCTCACCATCATCGATCCGGCCGAACCGCTGGCGAAGTGGCTGCAGCTCTTCGGACAGTGCTACGACGGCATCATCGCTCCGGACGCTGGAGCCGTGGACCGCGCCACCAAGGCAGGCAAGGCCTTCGGATTGCCCGTTTACAAGGCAGGGAAGAAGCGCGACTTCGAGACCGGAAAACTCACCGGATTCCACTGCGAAGAACTTCCCGAAGGCGGACGCTACCTGGTGGTTGATGACATCTGCGACGGCGGCGGAACCTTCCGGGGATTGGCGGCGGCAACCGGACTGGCCAAGGAAAACCTGGATTTGTGGGTCAGCCACGGGGTGTTCTCCGGCGCAGCTGGCGAGCTGAATGAGCACTACGGCCGGATCTTCACCACCGACTCCCACCCCGGCCACAGCAACCCCGAGGTCAACGCCAGCATCCTGCCAATCGCATCGATCCTCCCCGACTACCTCTAA
- a CDS encoding alanine racemase, with protein MALIPAGTSTPQIMIDVAQLEKNIDKMAQRVASQGLKLRPHAKTHKTLEVASRQLDAGAAGLTVATVGEALSFALQGVAKIFIAYPLWVNESQAQRIRELIKRAKLSIGTDSVQAVEQMARMLGEQASKIRLMIEIDSGHHRSGVSPRNALAIADAARAAGMRVQGVFTFPGHSYNPDGIDSAVNDEHKALAEATRILREAGFAIKRISGGSTPTAALSDNSVLTEVRPGVYVFGDAQQFELGRTGYDEIALTVAATVVSRHEGDELIPRRIVLDAGSKILGSDRPGWATGYGRIAECPEARISALSEHHATVLWPENLDLPDYGQQLQVIPNHVCQAVNLVDSVLAVHVDGTSELWDVAARGLNF; from the coding sequence GTGGCCCTTATCCCCGCTGGAACCAGCACGCCGCAGATCATGATCGACGTGGCGCAACTGGAAAAGAACATCGACAAGATGGCCCAGCGGGTCGCCAGCCAGGGCCTGAAATTGCGTCCCCATGCCAAGACCCACAAGACGCTTGAAGTCGCCAGCCGGCAGCTGGATGCCGGGGCCGCGGGGCTGACCGTGGCCACCGTGGGCGAGGCCCTGAGCTTCGCCCTGCAGGGAGTGGCCAAGATCTTCATTGCCTACCCGCTGTGGGTCAACGAATCCCAGGCGCAGCGGATCCGGGAGCTGATCAAGCGGGCCAAGCTCAGCATCGGTACCGACTCGGTGCAGGCCGTGGAGCAGATGGCGCGGATGCTCGGCGAGCAGGCGTCGAAGATCCGCCTGATGATCGAAATCGATAGCGGCCATCATCGCAGCGGCGTCAGCCCGCGCAATGCGCTGGCCATTGCCGACGCGGCGCGGGCCGCGGGGATGCGCGTGCAGGGCGTCTTCACCTTCCCCGGCCACAGCTACAACCCCGATGGAATCGATAGCGCGGTCAATGACGAGCACAAGGCGCTGGCCGAAGCGACAAGGATCCTGCGCGAGGCAGGATTCGCCATCAAGCGCATCAGCGGCGGCTCGACTCCCACCGCCGCGTTGAGCGATAACTCGGTGCTGACCGAAGTGCGTCCTGGAGTGTATGTTTTCGGCGACGCGCAGCAGTTCGAACTCGGACGCACCGGCTATGACGAGATTGCGTTGACCGTGGCTGCGACCGTGGTCAGCCGCCACGAAGGCGATGAGCTGATTCCCCGACGGATCGTGCTGGATGCCGGCAGCAAGATCCTGGGCAGCGACCGCCCGGGCTGGGCGACTGGCTACGGGCGGATCGCCGAATGCCCGGAAGCGCGGATCAGCGCGCTGTCGGAGCACCATGCCACCGTGCTGTGGCCGGAAAACCTGGATCTGCCGGACTATGGCCAGCAGCTTCAGGTGATCCCGAATCACGTGTGCCAGGCGGTGAATCTGGTGGATTCGGTGCTGGCGGTCCATGTCGATGGAACTTCTGAGCTGTGGGATGTCGCTGCGCGCGGATTGAATTTCTAG
- a CDS encoding long-chain-fatty-acid--CoA ligase — MERSAAPAWVANYQPGVPAEIDLPTEPLSRMFERSVAEAGQSPATEFFGRRTSYAQLGEQVEQAAEGLRKLGVRAGDRVALILPNCPQHVVAFYAVLRLGAVVVEHNPLYTARELRHQFEDHQARVAIAWDKVAGILQEFPKDVQLDAVVAVNLLDAFPPLKKLALNLPVKKLRDTKASLTARTSGTTAWKELLAGGRLDANHPHPEVNDLAVIQYTSGTTGHPKGAMLTHFNLYSNALQGEAWMLGAKEREEILYAILPMFHAFGMTLYLTFGVKKQGLLVLFPKFDAEMILDAWKKSPATVYCAVPPIYERTALAAKERGMSLKSAKYCISGAMNLPDHVVELWESMSGGLLVEGYGMTESSPVALGNPFHPSRRTGTIGVPFPSTLMKVVAVDDPSKEVAPGEAGELLIKGPQVFQGYWNNTEETAKTKTEDGWLRSGDVVTVDDDGFTQVVDRAKELIITGGFNVSPTEVEIALRQHADVVDAAVFGKPLARGGEMVVAAVQLEPGVQLNEDGLRAHCRELLAAYKVPKRVVQVEELPRSLLGKILRKQVKDELIEKI; from the coding sequence ATGGAGAGAAGCGCTGCGCCCGCATGGGTGGCTAATTACCAGCCAGGTGTCCCTGCTGAAATTGATCTGCCCACCGAACCGCTCAGCCGCATGTTCGAGCGCTCGGTGGCCGAAGCCGGACAGAGCCCTGCCACGGAATTCTTCGGACGGCGCACCAGCTACGCGCAGCTCGGCGAGCAAGTGGAGCAAGCCGCCGAAGGCCTGCGCAAGCTTGGGGTGCGCGCCGGGGACCGCGTGGCGCTGATCCTGCCGAACTGCCCGCAGCATGTCGTGGCGTTCTACGCTGTCTTGCGCCTGGGCGCCGTGGTGGTGGAGCACAATCCGCTGTACACCGCCCGCGAGCTGCGCCACCAGTTCGAGGACCACCAGGCCCGCGTTGCCATCGCCTGGGACAAGGTCGCGGGAATACTTCAAGAGTTCCCCAAGGACGTGCAGCTCGATGCAGTCGTCGCAGTGAACCTGCTCGATGCCTTCCCGCCGCTGAAAAAGCTGGCATTGAACCTGCCGGTGAAGAAGCTGCGCGACACCAAGGCGTCGCTGACCGCCCGCACCTCGGGAACCACCGCGTGGAAAGAATTGCTTGCCGGCGGCCGGCTCGATGCCAATCACCCGCACCCTGAAGTCAACGACCTGGCTGTCATACAGTACACCTCGGGCACCACTGGCCACCCCAAGGGCGCGATGCTCACCCACTTCAACCTGTATTCCAACGCGTTGCAGGGCGAGGCTTGGATGCTGGGCGCCAAGGAGCGCGAGGAGATCCTCTACGCGATCCTGCCGATGTTCCACGCCTTTGGCATGACCCTGTACCTGACGTTCGGCGTGAAGAAGCAGGGGCTTTTGGTGCTCTTCCCGAAGTTCGATGCCGAGATGATCCTCGATGCCTGGAAGAAGTCGCCGGCCACGGTGTACTGCGCCGTGCCACCGATCTACGAACGCACCGCGCTGGCAGCCAAGGAACGCGGCATGTCGCTCAAGAGCGCCAAGTACTGCATTTCCGGCGCCATGAACCTTCCCGACCATGTCGTGGAACTGTGGGAATCAATGTCCGGCGGGTTGCTGGTCGAAGGCTACGGGATGACCGAATCCTCGCCAGTGGCTTTGGGCAATCCCTTCCATCCCAGCCGCCGCACCGGGACCATCGGCGTTCCCTTCCCATCCACGTTGATGAAGGTGGTCGCGGTGGATGACCCGTCCAAGGAGGTAGCGCCGGGCGAAGCCGGGGAACTGCTGATCAAGGGCCCGCAGGTGTTCCAAGGCTATTGGAACAACACGGAGGAGACCGCCAAGACCAAGACCGAAGATGGCTGGTTGCGCTCGGGCGATGTGGTCACCGTGGATGACGACGGCTTCACCCAGGTCGTGGATCGCGCCAAGGAACTGATCATCACCGGAGGATTCAACGTCTCGCCGACCGAAGTGGAAATCGCCTTGCGCCAGCACGCTGATGTGGTTGATGCCGCTGTCTTCGGCAAGCCATTGGCCCGCGGTGGCGAAATGGTCGTTGCCGCAGTGCAGCTTGAACCAGGTGTCCAGCTTAATGAAGACGGTCTGCGTGCCCATTGCCGGGAGCTGCTGGCCGCCTACAAGGTGCCCAAGCGCGTGGTGCAAGTGGAGGAATTGCCGCGTTCATTGCTCGGCAAGATCCTGCGCAAGCAGGTCAAGGATGAGCTGATCGAAAAGATCTAG
- a CDS encoding NERD domain-containing protein, producing the protein MAHCFPHDPEFTEKTAAEQKVFEILRRSLPDDVLLFHSVQLRNQRAEHEIDLLVVWPHVGIAVIEVKGGRLSVEDGAWYQSDSKGKHKIQSPMAQVQSAAHALKSVLSPLMGTPITSRLADVVCFPYTDWPDHYSSVGVPRELIIDRGQLEDIAALLRSAIEEQGGGLAGLSPEFAQRMIKHLTGDTGPIGESDDSRGAIEALSNEDVQETLTSRQSILLASTRSLNRVSFIGGAGSGKTWMALEKARQLAKDGLRVGLFCYNKGLGHYLKSQVDLWRQNKPGHTGEFHEFARSVGVPDGSGQEYFDITMPQLLSELGPSLPRAHKFDAVIVDEAQDFAPGWWEALLACTKDPLHGKVYAFLDNRQDVYQRWSGENIGEGSRLVPIHVDDNLRNTKSIARTFKDIIGNNAKLRGGEGLPVRFVQCSTQAAVDVASDCVDRLIDEGWANNQIALLTTNHRHPIHLDHFQNGTIDSEYWPAFHAREEEFYGHVLGFKGLERSVVILCVNGFKDMDRATEQLYVGFSRARSLLVVVGDRDLIDQASGENLQISLHGALPWGQPGMASS; encoded by the coding sequence ATGGCACACTGTTTTCCGCACGACCCTGAGTTCACTGAGAAGACCGCCGCCGAGCAGAAGGTATTCGAGATCCTTCGCCGGTCATTGCCCGATGACGTCTTGCTCTTCCATTCGGTGCAGTTGCGCAATCAGCGCGCAGAGCACGAAATCGATCTCCTGGTGGTGTGGCCCCACGTTGGCATTGCAGTCATCGAGGTCAAGGGCGGCCGCCTCAGCGTTGAAGACGGCGCCTGGTACCAATCCGATAGCAAGGGAAAGCACAAGATCCAAAGCCCCATGGCCCAGGTGCAAAGTGCCGCCCATGCGCTCAAGAGCGTCTTGTCCCCGCTGATGGGCACGCCGATCACCAGTCGGCTAGCCGACGTCGTGTGCTTCCCGTACACCGACTGGCCCGATCACTACAGCTCCGTAGGGGTGCCCCGGGAGCTGATCATCGATCGCGGCCAGCTGGAGGACATTGCCGCCCTGCTGCGCAGCGCCATCGAAGAACAAGGCGGGGGCCTGGCAGGGCTGAGTCCCGAGTTCGCGCAGCGGATGATCAAGCACCTGACCGGGGACACCGGCCCCATTGGCGAATCCGATGATTCGCGCGGTGCCATTGAGGCGTTGTCCAATGAGGACGTGCAAGAGACGCTCACCAGCAGGCAATCGATCCTGCTCGCTTCGACTCGCTCATTGAACCGGGTGAGTTTCATCGGTGGCGCAGGCAGCGGCAAAACCTGGATGGCCTTGGAGAAAGCGCGTCAACTAGCCAAGGATGGGCTGCGCGTAGGCTTGTTTTGCTATAACAAGGGCCTGGGCCATTACCTGAAATCCCAGGTGGATCTGTGGCGACAGAACAAGCCGGGCCACACCGGTGAATTCCATGAGTTCGCGCGTTCGGTCGGCGTTCCTGATGGCAGTGGCCAGGAATACTTCGATATCACCATGCCGCAGCTGCTCAGCGAGCTAGGTCCTTCCCTGCCCCGGGCGCACAAGTTCGATGCCGTCATCGTCGATGAGGCCCAGGACTTCGCCCCGGGCTGGTGGGAGGCCTTGCTTGCATGCACCAAGGATCCGCTGCATGGAAAGGTCTATGCTTTCCTGGACAACCGCCAAGACGTCTATCAACGGTGGAGTGGCGAAAACATCGGAGAAGGCAGCCGGCTGGTTCCCATTCATGTCGACGACAATCTGCGCAACACCAAAAGCATCGCCCGCACGTTCAAGGACATCATTGGCAATAACGCCAAGCTACGCGGTGGCGAGGGGCTGCCGGTTCGTTTCGTCCAGTGCTCAACGCAAGCCGCCGTGGATGTCGCCTCGGATTGCGTGGATCGATTGATCGATGAAGGATGGGCGAATAACCAGATCGCCTTGCTGACTACCAACCACCGGCATCCCATCCACCTCGACCATTTCCAAAACGGCACCATCGATTCGGAATATTGGCCTGCTTTCCACGCCCGCGAGGAAGAATTCTATGGCCATGTGCTGGGATTCAAGGGGCTGGAACGAAGCGTGGTCATACTGTGCGTGAATGGCTTCAAGGACATGGACCGGGCCACCGAGCAGCTGTATGTCGGATTCTCACGCGCGCGCAGCCTGCTGGTGGTGGTCGGTGACCGCGACTTGATCGATCAAGCCAGCGGCGAGAACCTGCAGATTTCGTTGCACGGTGCCCTGCCCTGGGGCCAACCCGGCATGGCCAGCAGCTAG
- a CDS encoding dipeptide ABC transporter ATP-binding protein, whose product MNEQALIAVKDLSVSFKGSPAVKNISFTLSAGRVLALVGESGSGKSVTARSLLGLSGGTVRAGKLAICGQDALDFNDRAWQKIRGKSISMILQDALMALDPLRPVGREIADGLKEHSSLSRSERKQRVHEVLELVRMPDPELRAKQRSTELSGGMRQRALIAQALAGNPQVVIADEATTALDSRLTAMVLSQLRELKEQGRGVLMISHDLAQVSHLADDIAVMREGEIVEAGPAARVLQHPQHDYTRKLLQAVPSGVPRFASLSATSSPLPAAAATERPSAPLALSVTGLSKSFGQQVAVDAVTFELPQGKTLGIVGESGSGKTTTARMVLGLQKPDSGTVDLLGERFAPKTEAERKKLREQMGAIYQNPLGSFDPRYSVGQLLADALSRGKTKRVESHRLAVTQLLEQVELSSVLLSRSPRELSGGQRQRLAIARALAPKPSVLVLDEPVSALDVSIQATVLDLLDRIQLETGTSYLFISHDLSVIEHMSDSVAVMHQGKIIEQGDTATIFTAPQQEYTQKLLSAMPRLR is encoded by the coding sequence ATGAATGAACAGGCGCTGATTGCCGTCAAGGATCTTTCGGTGAGCTTCAAAGGATCGCCAGCGGTCAAGAACATTTCATTCACCCTCAGCGCCGGACGTGTTCTGGCCTTGGTCGGAGAATCCGGGTCCGGGAAATCCGTCACCGCTCGCAGCCTCCTTGGACTGTCCGGCGGCACTGTCCGCGCCGGCAAATTGGCTATTTGCGGCCAGGATGCGTTGGACTTCAACGACCGGGCGTGGCAGAAGATCCGCGGCAAGTCGATTTCAATGATCCTGCAGGATGCTCTCATGGCCTTGGATCCGCTGCGTCCGGTGGGACGGGAAATCGCTGATGGGCTCAAAGAACACAGCTCGCTGTCCCGCTCAGAGCGCAAGCAGCGGGTCCACGAGGTTTTGGAGTTGGTGCGCATGCCGGACCCCGAGCTGCGTGCCAAGCAGCGTTCCACCGAGCTGTCCGGCGGCATGCGCCAACGCGCGCTCATCGCCCAGGCCTTGGCAGGCAATCCCCAGGTCGTGATTGCCGATGAAGCGACGACAGCCTTGGATTCGCGGCTCACCGCGATGGTGCTCTCGCAGCTGCGGGAATTGAAGGAGCAGGGCCGTGGCGTGCTGATGATCAGCCACGATCTGGCGCAGGTATCACACCTGGCCGATGACATCGCAGTGATGCGCGAGGGCGAGATCGTTGAAGCGGGACCCGCAGCCCGGGTCCTGCAGCATCCGCAACATGATTACACCCGCAAGCTCTTGCAGGCGGTTCCTTCCGGGGTCCCTCGTTTTGCTTCGCTCTCGGCAACGAGTTCGCCGCTGCCAGCAGCTGCAGCAACGGAACGCCCCAGTGCACCCCTGGCGCTGTCGGTTACCGGCCTGTCGAAGAGCTTTGGCCAGCAGGTGGCAGTCGACGCGGTGACTTTCGAGTTGCCGCAGGGAAAAACCCTGGGCATCGTGGGCGAATCCGGCTCCGGAAAGACCACCACCGCCCGCATGGTGCTTGGCTTGCAGAAACCGGACTCGGGAACCGTTGACTTGCTCGGCGAGCGCTTTGCGCCCAAAACCGAAGCAGAGCGCAAGAAGCTGCGCGAGCAGATGGGCGCGATCTACCAGAACCCGTTGGGCTCCTTTGATCCGCGTTATTCTGTCGGGCAGCTGCTGGCCGATGCCCTGAGCCGAGGAAAGACGAAGCGAGTAGAAAGCCATCGCCTGGCGGTGACACAACTTCTGGAACAGGTGGAGCTTTCCAGTGTTCTGCTTTCGCGTTCCCCGCGTGAGCTCTCCGGCGGCCAGCGGCAGCGCTTGGCCATTGCACGCGCTTTGGCGCCGAAGCCCTCGGTTCTGGTTCTCGATGAGCCAGTGTCTGCCTTGGACGTCTCCATCCAGGCCACCGTGCTGGATCTCCTGGACCGGATTCAGCTAGAGACCGGCACCAGCTACCTGTTCATCAGCCATGATCTTTCGGTCATCGAGCATATGAGCGACTCCGTAGCGGTCATGCATCAGGGAAAGATCATCGAGCAGGGCGATACTGCGACTATTTTTACAGCACCCCAGCAGGAATACACGCAGAAGCTGCTCTCTGCCATGCCCAGACTGCGCTAG
- a CDS encoding ABC transporter permease: MGTIAWLGRKVGGALVVLWLVATAIFVAIRLIPGDPAEAIMGGPGSQASAEALAAARAEYALDQPVFAQYLLYLGKLIALDFGTSFSLKQPVTQVMGEVLPNTLWLSLLALAAAWLIALGLAAAATRSSRFGSQLGNLLEIVAAAVPHFWLGAVLIMLFSSALGWLPAVDNGSARGLVLPVLTLALPLAGFLTQLMRDSLAEAMGSQFALAARARGESRLKLFWRHGLRHAALPALSLTGWAFSSLLSGAVVVEAIFARPGLGRSLLSAVLARDIPMVTGIALFSAVVYIVVMALAEGLERIINPAGDQR; the protein is encoded by the coding sequence GTGGGCACGATCGCTTGGCTCGGGCGCAAGGTCGGTGGAGCGCTGGTGGTGCTGTGGCTGGTGGCCACCGCCATCTTCGTGGCCATCCGGCTGATTCCTGGCGACCCGGCCGAAGCGATCATGGGCGGCCCGGGCTCGCAGGCATCCGCCGAAGCCCTGGCCGCCGCCCGTGCCGAATACGCATTGGACCAGCCGGTCTTCGCCCAGTACCTGTTGTACCTGGGCAAGCTGATCGCCCTTGATTTCGGGACCTCCTTTTCCCTGAAGCAGCCGGTCACCCAGGTCATGGGCGAGGTCCTGCCCAATACCCTGTGGCTGTCGCTGCTGGCATTGGCAGCGGCCTGGCTGATCGCCCTGGGATTGGCAGCGGCTGCCACCCGTTCCAGCCGCTTTGGCAGCCAGCTGGGCAATCTCCTGGAAATCGTCGCCGCCGCGGTTCCCCATTTCTGGCTCGGAGCGGTGCTGATCATGCTCTTCTCCTCGGCGCTGGGCTGGCTGCCGGCGGTAGACAACGGATCCGCCCGAGGCTTGGTTCTTCCGGTCTTGACCTTGGCGCTGCCGCTGGCGGGATTCCTCACCCAGTTGATGCGCGATTCCCTGGCCGAGGCAATGGGAAGCCAGTTCGCCTTGGCTGCCCGTGCCCGCGGCGAGAGCCGGCTCAAGCTCTTCTGGCGCCACGGGCTGCGCCATGCTGCCCTGCCTGCCCTGAGCCTGACCGGGTGGGCCTTCTCCTCGCTCCTCTCCGGAGCAGTTGTCGTTGAAGCGATCTTCGCCCGCCCCGGCCTTGGCCGTTCCCTGCTCTCCGCAGTCCTGGCCCGGGATATCCCGATGGTCACCGGCATCGCTTTGTTCTCCGCAGTGGTCTACATCGTGGTGATGGCCTTGGCTGAAGGACTGGAACGGATCATCAACCCGGCAGGTGATCAGCGATGA
- a CDS encoding ABC transporter permease produces the protein MSRAAKISSVLVVALWLLMAVAPAVLAPSDPLAINPTQAFQTPSVAHFFGTDESGRDIYTRVIHGAGDSLSIGLAATAVGMGLAIILGTVAALSPRWLDEIILRVLEALYAIPSLLMALLIIAFTGPGVGPAIVAVGLSTAPGYARLVRSQIRSLKNSEMLEAATVLGRGTWLKVKNHLIPNALKPLLALVTLGIGQAVIWAAALSFLGLGTPPPAPEWGAMLSAGRTYLHLAWWMSLFPGLAIVAVAVSATVIGRALGGKVKSL, from the coding sequence ATGAGCCGCGCCGCAAAGATCTCCTCTGTCCTCGTGGTCGCACTATGGCTGTTGATGGCCGTAGCCCCTGCGGTCCTGGCCCCCTCGGATCCCCTGGCCATCAATCCCACCCAGGCCTTCCAGACACCGAGTGTTGCGCACTTCTTCGGAACCGACGAGTCGGGTCGGGACATCTACACCCGCGTCATCCACGGCGCCGGGGACTCGTTGTCGATCGGCTTGGCCGCCACCGCTGTGGGCATGGGGCTGGCCATCATCCTGGGCACGGTTGCCGCGCTGTCTCCCCGGTGGCTCGACGAGATCATCCTGCGAGTGCTGGAAGCGCTCTACGCGATTCCTTCGCTGCTGATGGCCTTGTTGATCATCGCTTTCACCGGCCCGGGCGTGGGCCCGGCCATTGTGGCCGTGGGGCTATCCACTGCCCCCGGGTACGCACGACTGGTGCGCAGCCAAATCCGCAGCCTGAAGAATTCAGAAATGCTGGAAGCTGCCACGGTGCTCGGGCGCGGCACGTGGCTCAAGGTCAAGAACCACTTGATTCCCAATGCACTCAAGCCGCTGCTGGCACTGGTCACCCTGGGCATCGGGCAAGCCGTGATCTGGGCTGCCGCATTGTCCTTCCTGGGGCTGGGCACTCCCCCTCCTGCTCCGGAATGGGGTGCCATGCTGTCGGCCGGTCGCACCTACCTGCACCTGGCATGGTGGATGAGCCTGTTCCCCGGCCTGGCCATTGTCGCAGTCGCGGTATCTGCCACCGTGATCGGTCGCGCGTTGGGCGGAAAGGTGAAGTCGTTATGA
- a CDS encoding nicotinate phosphoribosyltransferase, which yields MNLLAPTITTPSVTAPLFLTDCYKLGHKALYPQGTTTVYSNYTNRASRVDGVEHVVHFGLQAFIQSYCVEAFAPFFAADEDEAIAEYEQKLASVLGPEHGIDTSHIRELHQLGFLPLVFRSLPEGTRVPLRVPSFTVENTLPGFFWLTNYIETVLSAEIWQASTSATTADAYRRLLDAAAERTGGDTAFVNWQLHDFSFRGMGGAHAAAMSGAGHLLSFTGSDSLATIDWVNRYYPSQPDSQNGQILGSIPATEHSVMCAGIAHEDELATFSRILDQHPAGNVSVVSDTMDFWSVLGEILPALKDRIMEREGKLVIRPDSGDPADIVCGTRSNPGILQADGAKSPETDPAYFGAVQLLWNEFGGTINAAGFKELDAHIGLIYGDSITPARAKDITERLESLGFAASNIVFGVGSFTYQYVTRDTFSSAVKATWAQIDGEGYDLLKDPVTDSGMKKSAIGRLAVKRDSQGELYLVERASKQDEAESLLEPVWMDGEFLKVQSFKDVRAVLGNIA from the coding sequence ATGAACCTGCTCGCCCCCACCATCACCACGCCCTCGGTGACCGCACCGCTCTTCCTCACCGACTGCTACAAGCTCGGCCACAAGGCGCTCTACCCGCAGGGCACCACCACGGTCTACTCGAACTACACCAACCGCGCCTCGCGAGTCGACGGCGTCGAGCACGTGGTGCACTTCGGGCTCCAGGCCTTCATCCAGTCCTACTGCGTTGAAGCCTTCGCCCCGTTCTTCGCCGCCGACGAAGATGAGGCCATCGCCGAGTACGAACAGAAGCTGGCCAGTGTCCTGGGGCCAGAGCACGGCATCGACACCAGCCACATCCGCGAACTGCACCAGCTGGGTTTCCTGCCATTGGTCTTCCGCTCGCTGCCGGAAGGTACCCGCGTCCCGCTGCGGGTGCCGAGCTTCACCGTGGAAAACACCTTGCCTGGCTTCTTCTGGCTCACCAACTACATCGAGACCGTGCTGTCGGCAGAAATCTGGCAGGCCTCCACCTCGGCCACCACCGCAGATGCGTACCGGCGACTGCTGGACGCGGCGGCCGAACGCACCGGCGGGGACACCGCCTTCGTGAACTGGCAGCTGCACGACTTCAGCTTCCGCGGCATGGGCGGAGCCCACGCGGCAGCCATGTCCGGCGCAGGCCACCTGCTCTCCTTCACCGGCTCGGACTCACTGGCCACCATTGACTGGGTGAACCGCTACTACCCATCACAGCCAGACAGTCAGAACGGGCAGATCCTCGGTTCCATCCCTGCTACCGAGCACTCGGTGATGTGCGCGGGGATTGCGCACGAGGACGAGCTGGCGACCTTCAGCCGGATCTTGGATCAGCACCCGGCGGGCAACGTCTCGGTGGTTTCAGACACCATGGACTTCTGGAGCGTGCTGGGCGAAATCCTTCCCGCGCTGAAGGATCGAATCATGGAACGCGAGGGCAAGCTGGTGATCCGTCCCGACTCGGGCGACCCGGCCGACATCGTCTGCGGCACCCGGAGCAATCCAGGGATTCTCCAGGCCGATGGGGCCAAGAGCCCGGAAACCGACCCCGCCTACTTTGGTGCGGTGCAGCTGCTGTGGAATGAATTCGGGGGCACCATCAACGCGGCTGGATTCAAGGAGCTGGATGCGCACATCGGGCTGATCTACGGGGATTCCATCACCCCCGCACGAGCCAAGGACATTACCGAGCGCTTGGAGAGCCTCGGGTTCGCGGCCTCGAATATTGTCTTCGGCGTTGGCTCATTCACCTACCAGTACGTCACCCGGGATACCTTCTCTTCCGCGGTCAAGGCCACCTGGGCCCAAATTGACGGTGAAGGCTATGACCTGCTCAAGGATCCTGTGACCGACTCGGGCATGAAAAAGTCGGCCATCGGGCGGCTGGCAGTGAAGCGCGATAGCCAGGGGGAGCTGTACCTGGTGGAGCGGGCCAGCAAGCAGGACGAGGCAGAATCACTGCTGGAACCGGTGTGGATGGATGGCGAATTCTTGAAGGTCCAATCCTTCAAGGACGTTCGAGCCGTACTGGGCAACATCGCCTAG
- a CDS encoding helix-turn-helix transcriptional regulator — protein sequence MASTTSWPHLSASEKIRQRAKSLSQSHRQMISDLVDIRVERGMTQDDLALILEVTRQRVSRMEQYDSNPRLETIRRYANAVGARIDSTVTIGEWHEKQHGAKIAR from the coding sequence ATGGCAAGCACAACCAGTTGGCCCCATTTGTCGGCTTCCGAAAAAATTCGACAACGTGCGAAGAGCCTGTCCCAGTCTCATCGGCAGATGATTTCTGACCTGGTTGACATCCGCGTTGAGCGTGGCATGACTCAGGATGATCTCGCCCTGATACTTGAAGTGACACGCCAACGGGTGTCAAGGATGGAACAGTACGATTCAAATCCGCGCCTGGAAACGATCAGACGATATGCCAATGCCGTTGGCGCGCGGATTGATTCCACGGTGACCATTGGTGAATGGCATGAAAAGCAGCACGGAGCCAAAATTGCCCGCTGA